Proteins encoded within one genomic window of Rhododendron vialii isolate Sample 1 chromosome 1a, ASM3025357v1:
- the LOC131304216 gene encoding piezo-type mechanosensitive ion channel homolog isoform X4, whose translation MKFDSWRFPVVIYFLVIQLLVAFVASVEIRGDNFGLIPCQASSWEHLSSFAEQIGSHLRVASCLLSPAIQLVVGISNPSWVSLPFFVCSCVGLVDWSLTSNFLGLFRWWRTLWLYAGFNICLLYVYQLPISLPEISQWIAEFVGLYKVSNKSEWPEICSGLSLIVFYFMLSCIKHDLEEMEFIMSIREGNLAEQLLPSRHSFFIRQSRSGVRHTNVLLRGSVFRTFSINFFTYGFPVSLVALSFWSFHFTSICAFGLLAYVGYVVFAFPSLFRLHRLNGLLLVFILLWAVSTYIFNVAFAFLNWKVGKNMEIWELVGLWHYPIPGFFLLAQFCLGILVALGNLVSNSVFLYLSDEDGRSSNNNCAVEVKEEARVLIVATIAWGLRKCCRAIELVLIFLIAMKPGFIHAVYIIFFLVYLLSHNISKKIRQSLVLLCEAHFAILYILQLNLVLDFLEREGSLSMEIITQLGLLERDSSWDFLEMALLACLCAVHNHGSEMLFSFSAIVEHAPFLPVGFGILKAGLNKSVLLSVYASPAIRDSHSDSSYERKIASYLSAIGQKFLSVYRSFGTYIAFLTILVTVYLVRPNYVSFGYIFLLLFWITGRQLVEKTKRRLWCPLKAYAIVVFIFIYILSIFPSFEKWLSGKINLSDLGYDTEASLWENVWESLAIMIVMQLYSYERRQSRYTSMDYPDPLQYGVIGFIKRLLIWHSQKILFVALFYAALSPISAFGFIYLLGIVICSNLPKVSRFPSKSFLIFTGFLVVTEYLFQMFGKQAKMFPDQKHYYVSLLLGFRVFELGFWGLEAGLRGKVLVIAACTLQYNVFHWLEKVPSTVRNSETWEEPCPLFIAEEDTLPVVSISNGEAGILPDSSALSANRRGATSNSWPSFNSGSSDAGVSHDSNTRKYSFGNIWGSSMESHKWNKKRIHALKKERFETQVATLKIYLKYWMENTFNLFGLEINMIALLLASFALLNVASMVYIASLFACILLDRRIIRKFWPLFVFLFASILILEYFALWKTVVQLEQDSPNEPNVCCHDCWKSSILYFNYCTNCWLGLTVDDPRVLISYFVVFMLACFKLRADHISGFSLSFTYRQVKSQQKNAFVWRDLSFETKSMWTSLDYLRLYCYCHLLDLVLALILVTGTLEYDILHLGYLAFALVFFRIRLQILKKKNNIFKFLRVYNFVVIVLSLAYQSPFLGGFNDEKCGTIDYIYEVIGFYKYDYGFRITSRSAIVEIIIFVLVSLQSYMFASREFDYVFRYLEAEQIGAIVREQEKQAAWKKAQLQHIRESEEKKCQRNLQVEKMKSEMLNLQIQLNGINSTATWGDTSPNSEGLRRRGSISLYFSRDEQTRGKKEDILTKEELNKDADMVFPLELHESPKSVKTESPGTVESRNHLVESPHCEIIELEEDTADIGSINPEIEIKRKGHAKDNPIISAVQLLGDGVSQVQSYGNQAVTNLVSFLNIAEDESDTNEHSLGEDGVHDDKGNQERRQSLDRSSSLQSDKSRSMSDAASLQIGRIFHHIWSQMRSNNDVVCYCSFVLVFLWNFSLLSMAYLAALFLYALCVNTGPSYIFWVIMLIYTELYILLQYLYQVIIQHCGAEIQSILLNELGFPRNKITTSFVINTLPLFLVYLFTLLQSSITAKDGEWISTMEYDFGRRRVHFQQEALLGTNWSERAWKLLELVGNLAKVIVSSFSVYWRSLTQGAESPPYFVQLSLDVHLWPEDGIQPERIESAVNQILRIVHDERCKEKDPNVCHSSSRVHVQSIERSTESSNVALAVFEVVYASPLEECKPVEWYKSLTPAADVAKEILHAQRAGMVEEVGFPYPIVSVIGGGKRELDLYAYIFGADLVVFFLVAIFYQSVIENKSEFLEVYQLEDQFPKEFVFVLMVIFFLIVLDRIIYLCSFATGKVIFYLFNLIIFTYSVTEYAWNMQPSHRQAGGLALRAIYLTKSVSLALQAIQIKYGVPHKSTLYRQFLTSEVSRVNYLGYRLYRALPFLYELRCVLDWSCTTTSLTMYDWLKLEDINASLYLVKCDAILNRARHKQGEKQSKMTKFCSGICLFFVLICIIWAPMLMYSSGNPTNIANPIKDASVQLDIKTAGGRLTLFQTTLCEKISWDTLNKVANLDPHGYLALYDKSDIQLICCQPDASTSWLVPDVVLNRFILSIDNMDTRMDIIFTWALSRDRPKGKELVKYENTVDPLFLPDPSEVVQVLNGSSNSFRINNSYARYFRVTGSGDVRPFETEETVVADLIIHRGSPEWWSFHDISSLDVNGCGGLAGPMAVIVSEETPQGLLGDTLSKFSIWGLYITFVLAVGRFIRLQCSDLRMRIPYENLPSCDRLIAICEDIYAARAEGELGIEEVLYWTLIKIYRSPHMLLEYTKID comes from the exons ATGAA GTTCGATTCTTGGAGGTTTCCCGTAGTAATTTATTTCTTGGTCATACAACTATTAGTGGCTTTTGTTGCTTCTGTTGAAATCCGTGGGGACAATTTTGGTCTGATCCCATGTCAAGCTTCATCTTGGGAACATCTCTCATCATTTGCCGAACAAATAG GTTCTCATCTTAGGGTTGCTTCTTGCTTGCTGTCCCCTGCCATTCAACTTGTCGTGGGAATTAGCAACCCCTCTTGGGTTTCTCTGCCCTTTTTTGTTTGTAGCTGTGTTGGTCTTGTGGATTGGTCTTTGACAAGCAATTTTCTTGGCCTTTTCAG GTGGTGGAGGACCCTTTGGCTTTATGCAGGCTTCAACATTTGCCTGCTTTACGTGTATCAGCTCCCTATAAGTCTCCCAGAAATATCACAATGGATTGCTGAATTTGTTGGTCTGTACAAAGTATCTAATAAATCTGAGTGGCCGGAAATTTGTTCTGGTCTTTCTCTGATAGTGTTTTACTTTATG CTATCTTGCATTAAGCAtgatttggaggaaatggaGTTTATTATGTCCATTAGAGAAGGCAACTTGGCTGAGCAACTTCTTCCGTCAAGACATTCTTTTTTCATTCGTCAGTCAAG GTCTGGTGTGAGGCACACCAATGTTTTGCTTAGGGGATCAGTTTTTCGGACCTTTAGCATCAATTTTTTCACGTATGGTTTCCCG GTCTCTTTGGTTGCTCTTTCCTTCTGGAGTTTCCATTTTACAAGCATTTGTGCATTTGGATTACTTGCATATGTCGGCTACGTTGTGTTTGCCTTCCCATCCTTGTTTCGGTTGCACCGGTTAAATGGGCTGCTGCTTGTTTTCATTCTGTTGTGGGCTGTTAGCACATATATCTTCAATGTGGCATTTGCATTTCTGAACTGGAAAGTTGGGAAG AATATGGAGATATGGGAGCTGGTTGGGCTGTGGCATTATCCCATTCCTGGATTTTTCTTACTTGCACAGTTTTGTCTTGGAATTCTGGTAGCTCTGGGTAATCTTGTGAGCAACTCTGTTTTTCTCTACCTGTCTGATGAGGATGGACGATCTTCAAACAACAACTGTGCTGTTGAAG TAAAGGAAGAGGCCAGGGTACTGATTGTGGCCACAATCGCTTGGGGTCTGCGCAAATGCTGCCGAGCTATTGAGCTGGTGCTGATTTTCCTCATTGCAATGAAACCTGGATTCATCCATGCTGTATATA TTATATTCTTtttggtataccttttgagccACAACATCAGCAAGAAGATACGCCAATCCCTGGTTCTTCTTTGTGAAGCTCATTTTGCAATATTGTACATCCTTCAGCTTAATCTTGTCTTGgatttcttagagagagaaggctcTTTGAGCATGGAAATTATTACTCAGTTAG GTCTCCTTGAACGTGATAGTTCCTGGGACTTCTTGGAAATGGCTTTGCTTGCATGCTTATGTGCAGTTCATAACCATGGTTCTGAAATGCTATTTTCATTCTCAGCAATAGTAGAGCATGCCCCTTTCCTTCCGGTTGGATTTGGCATCCTGAAAGCTGGCCTGAATAAATCAGTTCTTTTGTCAGTTTATGCCTCACCAGCAATTAGAGACAGTCATAGCGACAGTTCTTATG AGAGAAAGATAGCTTCATATCTCAGTGCTATAGGGCAGAAATTTTTGTCCGTTTATAGGTCATTTGGGACCTACATTGCTTTTTTGACTATCCTTGTTACGGTATATCTTGTGAGACCAAATTATGTATCGTTTGGATACATTTTCCTTCTCCTATTCTGGATCACCGGAAGACAACTGGTTGAGAAGACAAAACGACGCCTATGGTGTCCGCTGAAAGCATATGCAATTGTGGTTTTTATCTTCATCTATATCTTGAGTATATTTCCCAGCTTTGAGAAGTGGCTGTCTGGGAAGATTAATCTTTCAGACTTGGGTTATGATACAGAAGCTTCATTGTGGGAAAATGTCTGGGAATCTCTGGCAATCATGATAGTGATGCAACTTTATAGTTATGAGAGGAGGCAAAGCAGGTATACTAGTATGGATTACCCTGATCCACTGCAATATGGTGTAATTGGGTTTATCAAGCGACTTCTGATTTGGCACAGTCAAAAGATTTTGTTTGTTGCTTTATTCTATGCGGCTTTATCTCCGATTAGTGCATTTGGGTTCATTTATCTTCTTGGCATCGTTATCTGTTCGAATTTACCCAAAGTTTCTCGGTTTCCATCCAAATCATTCTTGATCTTCACTGGATTTCTTGTGGTCACTGAATATCTGTTTCAGATGTTTGGTAAACAGGCTAAGATGTTTCCTGACCAGAAACACTATTATGTCTCCCTTCTTCTGGGTTTCCGGGTGTTTGAGCTTGGGTTTTGGGGTCTAGAAGCAGGCTTGAGGGGGAAAGTTCTGGTGATTGCTGCATGCACTCTTCAATACAATGTCTTCCATTGGTTGGAGAAGGTCCCAAGTACTGTTCGAAATTCCGAAACTTGGGAAGAACCTTGCCCCTTGTTCATTGCCGAAGAAGATACCTTGCCAGTAGTTTCCATTTCTAATGGGGAAGCAGGCATCCTACCAGATTCTAGTGCATTATCTGCAAACAGAAGGGGGGCGACTAGCAATTCATGGCCATCTTTCAATTCTGGTTCCTCTGACGCAGGTGTCTCCCATGATAGCAACACAAGGAAATATTCCTTTGGGAATATATGGGGTAGCTCTATGGAGAGCCACAAGTGGAATAAGAAGCGGATTCATGCCTTGAAGAAGGAGAGATTTGAAACACAGGTGGCTACcttgaaaatatatttgaagTATTGGATGGAGAATACCTTCAACCTCTTTGGCCTGGAGATAAACATGATTGCGTTGCTCCTTGCCAGTTTTGCTTTGTTGAATGTTGCTTCTATGGTGTATATTGCATCACTATTTGCTTGCATTCTTTTGGACCGGCGTATAATACGTAAATTCTGGCCGTTATTCGTCTTCTTGTTTGCATCCATTCTTATTCTTGAATACTTTGCTCTCTGGAAGACTGTTGTGCAATTGGAGCAGGATTCCCCAAATGAGCCTAATGTGTGTTGCCATGATTGTTGGAAAAGCTCAATCCTATACTTCAATTACTGCACAAACTGTTGGCTGG GACTTACTGTTGATGATCCTCGAGTGCTTATTAGCTATTTTGTAGTCTTCATGCTTGCATGTTTCAAACTTCGTGCTGATCATATTTCTGGATTCTCGCTGTCATTTACATACCGCCAAGTAAAGTCTCAACAGAAGAATGCATTTGTTTGGAGAGATCTTTCTTTTGAGACAAAAAGCATGTGGACTTCTCTCGACTACTTGAGGCTCTACTGTTACTGTCATCTATTGGATCTTGTGCTTGCTCTGATTTTggttacggggacccttgagtATGACATTCTGCACCTTGGTTATCTTGCTTTTGCTCTAGTTTTCTTCCGTATAAGACTCCAAATactaaagaagaagaacaacataTTCAAGTTCCTCCGAGTTTATAACTTTGTTGTCATTGTTCTTTCGCTTGCTTATCAATCTCCCTTTCTGGGGGGTTTCAATGATGAAAAATGTGGCACGATTGACTATATCTATGAGGTGATtggattttacaaatatgactACGGTTTTAGGATTACTTCCAGATCTGCTATTGTTGAGATAATTATCTTTGTGCTTGTGTCATTGCAATCATACATGTTTGCTTCCCGGGAGTTTGATTATGTGTTCCGATACCTGGAGGCAGAGCAAATTGGTGCCATTGTACGAGAACAAGAGAAGCAAGCTGCATGGAAGAAGGCACAGTTACAGCATATTCGTGAATCTGAGGAAAAGAAATGCCAACGCAACTTACAAGTGGAAAAGATGAAATCTGAGATGCTCAACCTTCAAATCCAGCTTAATGGCATAAACTCCACTGCTACTTGGGGTGACACTTCTCCAAATAGTGAAGGGCTAAGAAGGAGGGGCagtatttctctttattttagtAGAGATGAACAGACCCGTGGAAAAAAGGAAGATATACTGACAAAAGAGGAGCTGAATAAAGATGCAGATATGGTATTTCCATTAGAACTGCATGAATCTCCCAAGAGTGTGAAAACAGAGAGTCCAGGGACAGTGGAGTCTAGAAACCATTTAGTGGAATCACCTCATTGTGAAATCATTGAGCTTGAAGAGGATACTGCTGATATTGGGTCAATTAATCCTGAAATTGAAATTAAGCGTAAAGGCCATGCGAAGGACAATCCTATAATTTCTGCAGTACAGCTCCTAGGTGATGGTGTTTCCCAAGTTCAGTCTTACGGAAATCAGGCGGTCACTAATCTTGTGAGTTTTTTGAACATTGCGGAGGATGAATCAGATACAAATGAACACTCTTTGGGAGAGGATGGGGTACATGATGACAAAGGAAATCAAGAAAGGAGGCAGTCATTGGATCGTTCTTCTTCTCTTCAGTCAGACAAGAGCAGATCCATGTCTGATGCCGCAAGTCTGCAAATTGGGAGGATCTTCCATCATATATGGTCCCAAATGCGCTCCAACAATGATGTAGTGTGTTATTGTTCCTTTGTTCTTGTCTTCCTATGGAATTTCAGTTTGCTTTCAATGGCATATCTTGCGGCTTTGTTCTTGTATGCTTTATGCGTAAATACAGGTCCGAGTTACATCTTCTGGGTTATTATGTTAATCTACACAGAGTTGTATATCTTGCTTCAGTATCTGTACCAAGTTATCATCCAACATTGTGGGGCGGAAATCCAGTCAATCCTTCTTAATGAGTTGGGCTTTCCTCGCAATAAGATCACAACATCATTTGTTATCAACACGTTGCCTCTGTTTCTAGTGTACTTGTTTACACTCTTACAGAGCTCTATAACTGCAAAAGATGGTGAATGGATTTCCACAATGGAATATGATTTTGGTAGGAGGAGAGTTCACTTCCAGCAAGAGGCTCTTTTGGGTACTAACTGGAGTGAGAGGGCATGGAAGCTGCTCGAACTGGTGGGAAATTTGGCAAAAGTGATAGTTAGTAGCTTCTCTGTCTACTGGAGATCACTAACGCAAGGAGCAGAATCTCCTCCTTACTTTGTCCAGTTGTCTTTGGATGTCCATCTATGGCCAGAGGATGGGATTCAACCGGAGAGGATTGAGTCTGCAGTAAATCAAATCCTTAGAATTGTTCATGACGAGAGATGCAAAGAAAAAGATCCTAATGTTTGTCATTCTTCTAGCAGGGTTCATGTTCAAAGCATTGAAAGAAGTACCGAAAGCTCAAATGTCGCCTTGGCTGTGTTTGAGGTGGTTTATGCATCCCCATTAGAAGAATGTAAACCAGTTGAATGGTATAAGTCGCTAACTCCAGCAGCTGATGTGGCAAAGGAGATTCTTCATGCACAACGTGCAGGTATGGTTGAAGAAGTTGGTTTCCCATATCCTATAGTCTCTGTAATTGGAGGGGGTAAAAGAGAACTGGATCTATATGCCTACATATTTGGGGCAGATTTGGTTGTTTTCTTTCTGGTTGCCATTTTCTACCAATCCGTCATAGAAAACAAAAGTGAATTCCTTGAAGTTTACCAGCTTGAAGATCAATTTCCTAAGGAgtttgtatttgttttgatG GTTATCTTCTTCTTGATTGTGCTCGATCGCATTATCTACCTCTGCTCATTTGCCACAGGAAAAGTCATCTTTTATCTTTTCAACCTTATCATCTTTACCTATTCTGTAACGGAGTATGCTTGGAATATGCAACCTTCACATCGACAAGCCGGTGGATTAGCGCTCCGTGCTATATATTTGACAAAATCAGTTTCTCTGGCACTGCAAGCCATACAGATCAAATACGGGGTTCCTCATAAAAGCACTCTCTATCGGCAGTTCTTGACCAGTGAAGTTTCAAGAGTTAATTATTTAGGGTACCGTCTGTATCGCGCTCTTCCATTCCTTTATGAATTGCGATGTGTACTTGATTGGTCATGCACAACCACAAGTTTGACTATGTATGACTGGCTGAAG TTGGAAGACATAAATGCAAGTTTGTACCTTGTGAAATGTGACGCAATCTTGAACAGAGCCAGACACAAACAAGGAGAGAAGCAGTCGAAAATGACTAAATTCTGCAGTGGAATATGTTTGTTCTTCGTATTGAtctgcatcatctgggctcctATGCTG ATGTACAGCAGTGGTAACCCTACTAACATTGCTAACCCCATCAAGGATGCCAGTGTTCAGCTTGATATTAAGACAGCAGGTGGAAGGTTGACCTTGTTCCAGACAACATTATGTGAAAAAATTTCATGGGACACGCTCAACAAAGTTGCTAACCTTGATCCGCATGGTTATCTGGCACTATATGACAAGAGCGATATCCAATTAATATGTTGCCAACCCGATGCTAGTACTTCGTGGCTTGTCCCTGATGTGGTACTTAACAGATTTATCCTCTCTATTGATAATATGGACACGAGAATGGATATCATTTTCACTTGGGCACTATCAAGAGACAGACCAAAAGGCAAGGAACTCGTGAAATATGAAAATACTGTTGATCCTTTATTTCTTCCAGACCCCTCTGAAGTTGTACAAGTTCTCAACGGCTCTTCCAACAGCTTCAGGATAAATAATTCTTATGCAAGATACTTTCGGGTTACTGGTTCTGGTGATGTCAGACCTTTTGAAACAGAG GAAACTGTGGTTGCAGATCTCATTATACATCGTGGAAGTCCCGAGTGGTGGTCCTTCCATGATATCAGTTCACTGGATGTAAATGGATGTGGAGGCTTGGCAGGGCCAATGGCCGTCATTGTATCCGAGGAAACGCCTC AGGGTCTTCTCGGGGACACTCTAAGCAAATTCAGCATCTGGGGCCTCTACATTACTTTTGTACTTGCAGTAGGTCGGTTTATCAGACTTCAGTGCTCTGACCTAAGGATGAGAATCCCATATGAGAACCTTCCTTCTTGTGACAG GTTAATTGCCATTTGCGAGGATATATATGCTGCAAGAGCAGAGGGTGAGCTCGGAATTGAGGAGGTCCTCTACTGGACACTCATAAAAATCTACAGGTCACCACACATGTTGCTTGAGTATACCAAAATCGACTAG